The Corallococcus caeni genomic interval GTACTCGATGTCGGGTCCCCGTGACAGTGCGCGCAGGTGTTCCGCTTCCGAGGCGTCCAGCCAAGGCAGTGCGTCCACGGTGCGTGAAGGGTCCGCGACCGCGGCCTCCAGCAGCACGCGCAGGTGCCCGGCGAGGCGGGCCACGGTGTCCGCGTCGAAGAGGTCAGTGGCGTACTCCAGCCAGCCCTCGAAGCCCCGGGGGGACTCGGCGAGCGAGAGCGTCAGGTCGAACATCGCCGTGCCGGGGTGTACTTCCACCAGCCGCGACTGGAGGCCCGGCAGCACCGGGGCGCCCACCTGCGCGCCCTGGAGGATGAACATCACCTGGAAGAGGGGCGTGTGCCCGCGCTCGCGCGTGGGCTGGAGTGCTTCCACCAGCTTCTCGAAGGGCACGTCCTGGTGCGCATACGCGCCCATTGCCGTGGCGCGCACCCGGCCCAGCAGCTCCCGGAAGGTGGGCGCGCCGGACAGCCGCGTGCGCATCACCAGCGTGTTGACGAAGAAGCCCACCAGGCCCTGGAGTTCCGCGCGGCCCCGGCCCGCGATGGCCGTGCCCACGCTGACGTCGTCCTGCCCCGCGCGGCGAGCGAGCACCGCCTGGAAGCCCGCCAGCAGCACCATGAAGGGCGTGACGCCCTCGCGCACCGCCAGCTTTCGCACCGCTTCGGCCAGCCGCGAGTCCAGCACCACCGGCACCCGAGCGCCCTGCGTCCCACGCTCGGCGGGACGCGGCCGGTCCGTGGCCAGCTCCAGCAACCGGGGTGCACCTGAAAGCTGCTTGCGCCAGTAGTCCAGTTGCGACGTCAGCGCGGCGCCATCCAGCCACTCCCGCTGCCACTCCGCGTAGTCGGCGTATCCCAGCGGCAGCGCGGGCAGAGGAGAAGGCCGGCCCTCGCGCAGCGCCGCGTAGAGGGCGGACACCTCACGCACCAGCACCGCCATGGACGTGCCGTCCGACACGGCGTGGTGCATGACGAGCACCAGCACGTGCGTGCGCTCCTCCAGCGTCAGCAGCGTGGCGCGCACCAGCGGGCCGCGCGTCAGGTCGAACGGGCGTCGGGCCTCTTCATCGGCCAACCGGGAGGCTTCCGCCTCGCGGGCCTCCACCGGCAGGGCCATCAGCGACACTCGCGCCAGCGGCAGCACCGCGTCCTTCGAGATGAGCTGGAGGGGCCGTCCGTCCTGCTCCCCAAAGGAAGTCCTCAGCGCGTCATGGCGCGCCGCGAGCGCCGTGAGGCTGCCCTCCAGCGCGGCCACATCCAGCTCGCCTTCCAGCCGCACCGCCGCGGGCAGGTTGTACGCCACGTCCCCCGGCGCGTACTTGTCGAGGAACCACAGCCGCGCCTGAGCAAACGACACGGCCCGGGCACCCTCGACGTCCCGGCGACGCAGCGTGCTCGACGCCGGACCCGCCGACGAACGCAGCGAGAGCAGCTGCCGCGCCAGGGACGTGATGCTCGGCCCCTGGAGCAACCACTCCATCGGCACCGTCAGGCCCGTGCCCGTTCCCACCTCGTGCGCCAGCTCCACCGCGCCCAACGAGTCCAGTCCGTAGCGCGTGACCGGGGCCTCGACGTCGATCTCCTCACGGCGCATGCGCACGTGCCGGGCCACGACATCGCGCAGCCACGCAACCAAAGCCTCCGCGTCCGGATTCGCGGCCAGGGACACCACATCGCGCCTGGTCACCGCCTCGCGTGTTCCAGAGCCCGCACCGAGGGATGCGTGTGAACCCGAAACGCCCAACGCATCGCGCGTGCCGGAACCCGCGCCAGTTGCGGATGACCTGATGGCTCCAGGAAGGTCGACCCTCCCGGTGGAAGCCAGGGGCCCGGATGCACCGGAGTCCTCAGCGGCGGTCCCGTTGCCGGAAACCATGCTGGAACCCGAAGGGAGGGGAGCTTCGGACGACGACACCGCGCCACCCGGTAGCTCCTCCCGCCACGCCATCACCTCCTGCAACGTCGCGGTCAGGAAGGCCGCACGGCACGCGTGCCGCTGCACCTTGCCGCTGGACGTCTTGGGCAGGCTGCCCGGTTCAATGAGCACCACCGCGTGCGCCTGCACCTCATGCGACTCCGCCAGCCGCTGCCGGATGGCTCCCACCGCGACGTCCGCCACCTCCAGCTGCTTCCGCAGGTCCCCCAGCCGCCGGACGTCGATCTCCTGCACGACGACCGCGCGCTCCTCGCCCGCCACCTCCACCGCGAACACCGCGCCACCACCGGGCCGCAGCGCCGCGTGCGCCGCCTCCACCGTCGCCTCCAGGTCCTGGGGGTAGTGGTTGCGGCCACGCAGGATGATGAGGTCCTTGCGCCGCCCGGTGACGTACAGCTCGCCATCCGGCCGCAGGAAGCCCAGGTCGCCCGTGCGCAGATACGGCCCGCCGTCCTCCCGGGCGATGCGCGCCTGGAACGTCTCGCGCGTGGCGTCCTCACGGCCCCAGTAGCCCTGGGCGACGCTCGACCCCGACACCCAGACCTCGCCCACCTCGCCGGCCGCGCGCCGCTCCAGCGTCTCCGGATCCACGATGGCGATGCGCTGCTCCGCCAGCGTCCGGCCACACCCGACCAGCGTCCGGGCACCCGGCTCCGCCGCGCCCACTTCCTCCGCGCAGTGCCGCTCCAGCGCTCCGCCCGAAATCGTCACCGACACCGGCGGGGCCGACTTATCGCCACCGGAGACGATGAGCGTGCCCTCCGCCAGGCCATAGCAGGGGTAGAACGCCTCGCGCCGGAAGCCGCTGGGACCGAACGCTTCCATGAAGCGCTCCAGCGTCTCCGGGCGGATGGGCTCCGCGCCGCAGAACGCGACCTCCCACCGGCTCAAATCCAACGCCTGGCGCTGCTCCGGCGTGCTCTTGCGCACGCACAGGTCGAACGCGAAGTTCGGCCCGCCGCTGATGGTGCCCCCGAAGCGCGACACCGCCTCCAGCCACGCCATGGGCCGCTTGAGGAACGCCATCGGTGACATCAGCGCCACGGGGAACCCACCGTGCAGCGGCTCCAGGATGCCGCCGATGAGGCCCATGTCGTGGTACGGCGGCAGCCAGATGACGCCCACGCTGTCCGCCCGCGCCTGGAACGCGCCGTGGATCAGCGACAGGTTGTGCAGCAGGTTCCCGTGCGTGAGCATCACGCCCTTGGGCGTGCCCGTGCTCCCGGACGTGTACTGGAGGAACGCGAGCGACTCCGCCCCCACGCCCTCGGGCGCCACCCAGTCCCGCTCACCGCCCTCCGGCAGCGCATCCGTCGCCATCCAGTGCAGCGCGCGGAAGTCCGGCGCCTGCTCGAAGACGAAGTCCGACAGCTCCAGGATGCCGGACGTGGTGAGGACCACCGACGCCCTCGCGTCCTGGATGATGGCGCGCAGGCGGGGCAGGGTGCGCTCCAGCCGCATCGGATCCGGCGGATACGCGGGCACCGCCACCGCGCCCGCGTACAGACAGCCGAAGAAGCCCGCGACGTAGTCCAGCCCCGGCGGGTACAGGAGCAGCACGCGCTCGCCCACCGCGCCCCGCTCACGCAGCGCCGTCGCGATCCTCCGCGCGCGCACGTCCAGATCCGCCGCGCTCCAGACGGTCTCTTCGCCGTCGCCGTCTCCCAGGAAGGTATAGAGCGGCGCATGGGCGGAAGGCCCATGGACAAGCTTCAACAGGACGCCAGGAAGGGTTCGCGAGAAGTCGGGCACGGGGGGCCGTCCATGTGTCAAAAACCGCCGACACTTAATAGCAGCCCTGGTACTCGATCCCGTAGGCACTCGCGGTGATGAATTCCCTTCGAAGGCTCCCGCCGCCAGCCCACTCGGCGAGCGAGAACCCGCCGGGAATCACGCGCGGCCGAACAGGCCCTTCAACCACCCCATGAAACCTTTCTGCCGTGACACGACCGCTGCGTCCGGAACTGCCTCCTGGACGACCGGCGCGGACGCCGCCACGGGGGTGCGCGCCGCCGGAGCCACGGCCGGTGCCGCCGCGGTCTCCTGCTGCGCCAGCCGCGCCTTCACCACCTCCGGCGTGTCGCGGGTGGTGAACGTGCTGACCACCTCGCGCCCCGTGCTGCCCTCCCGCGCGACCACCTTCAGCAGCGACTCGTTGTTCACCTCGAACGTCACCTGCACCTGCACCGCGCCGCGCGGCTTCTTCGGCAGGCCCGCGAGCCGCAGCGTGCCCAGGTACTCGTTGTCCTGCGCGCGCTCGGAGTCCCCCTGGAAGACGGTGAGCTCCAGCTCCGTCTGGTCGTCCCGGTGCGTGGAGAGCGTGTAGCTCTTGACCGCCGGCAGCGACACGTTGCGCTCCAGCACCGGCTTGAAGCGCCCACCCGGCAGCCCCACGCCAATGGCCATGGGCAGCACGTCGATGAGCACCACGCCCTCCAGCTGCCCCAGGCTGTGCGCCAGCAGCGCCGCGCCCAGCGCCACCGCCTCGTCCGGGTGCACGCCCTTGCTGGGCGGCCGGCCGAAGAACTTCGTGATCTTCTCGTGCACCAGCGGGAAGCGGCTCTGCCCACCGACGAGGATCACCTCGTCGATGTCCTGCGGCTTCAGCCCCTTGGCCTGGAGCACCTCCTCGCAGACCTGGACCGTGCGGTCCACCAGCCCCTCCGTCAGGGCGATCAACTTCTGCCGCGTGAGCGTGACGTCCAGGTCGTACGGCTTGTTGTCGATCATCGTGATGAAGGCCACGTGCACGCGCATCTCCGAGCGCTCGGAGAGGGCGCACTTGGCCCGCTCCGCCGCGTCGTTGATGCGCTGCAGGGCCACCCGGTCCCCCTGGAAGGCGCGGCCCGTCTGCCGCTGGAACTCCTCCAGGAGGTACTCCACGATGGCGTTGTCGAAGTCGATGCCGCCCAGGAACGTGTCGCCGCCGGTCGAAATCACCTCGTAGACGGTGTCGTGCAGTTCCAGCACCGACGCGTCGAACGTGCCGCCGCCCAGGTCGTACACCAGCACGCGCTGGTTGAGCTTCTTGCCGTAGCCGTACGCCAGCGCCGCCGCCGTGGGCTCGTTGAGGATGCGCTCCACGTACAGGCCCGCGAGCTTGCCCGCCTCGCGCACCGCGTGCCGCTGGTTGTCGTTGTAGTAGGCGGGCACCGTGATGACCGCCCGGGAGATGGGCTGGCCCAGCTGGTTCTGCGCCACCTCGCGGACCTCCCGCAGGATCAGCGCGGAGATCTGCTGGAGCGAATAGATGCGGTCGCCCAGGCGCACCGCCGCCTCGCCGTTCTGGCCCGCGGCGATCTCGTAGTGGAAGCGGCCCTTGATCTGCCCGACGATGGGCGACGCGTACGGGCGGCCCACCAGCCGCTTGGCGCCGTACACCGTCTGGCGCGGGTTGGTGAGCATCTGCCCCTTCGCGGGGTGCCCCACCACCAGCTTGCCGCGCTGGTTGAACGCGAGGATGGAGGGCACCGTGTTGTGGCCCTCGCGGCTGGGCAACACCCCGGGCTTCGCGCCGCGCACGAACGCGGCGCACGAGTTCGTCGTCCCCAGGTCGATGCCGATGACAGGCCCCGTCCGGGGCGGCTCCACCGTGTTCAGCTCCAGTGACGCGTCCGTCACCATCTCCAGCGCGGGCGCGGCCGGGGCCTCCATCCGGGGGATGGCGCCGGCCTCCGCGGCCATGGCCGGGGGCAGGGCAGGGGCCGCCGCGGGGGCGGGGACGGTGTAGTCAGCGGGGCCCACGCCGTTGGGCACGGGGGGCAGGTCCGACTGGGCGTGAGGAAGGATGGCGACCGCGGCGTCCAGGAACCGGCGGGTCGGCGGGTCCGCCTCCCCGAACTTCAGGCCCATGCCGGAGATGCCCTGGCCCTGCTGTCCGGTGACGAAGTGGACGATGGCCGCTGTGTAGAGGAGCCGGTCGCCGCTTGCCAGGCGGAGGTCCAGGGTGACGGCCGTGCCCGGGGGGCGCACGGCCTTGGCGCGCAAATAGATGCCGCCCCGGGTGATGTTGCCCCCGTATTTCGCGAGGAACTCCTCGGGGGTGGCGAAGGGCAGCTTCACCACCAGCCCGACCGCCCCCGCTTGATTCAAATCCGCCAAGGCCCGGTCCAAGTCCCAAGAAGTGTGTGTGGGACGCCGAGTATCACCCGAAGTCCGAGGGAACGGGCGGCAAAAAACCTTCTTCCGTTGCGCGGCAGCCGCGCAAACCGTATGGACACGCACCCGCCGGGCGCTGGTGCCCCGCGGGGCCTCCGGGAGCCCCCATGTTGAACCCCGATATCCGGCTGGCCCTCACCTTCGACGACGTGCTCCTGCTGCCCGGTGAGAGCGCCGTCACCCCGCGTGATGCCGACCTCACCACCCGCCTGACGCGCAACATCCGGCTGAACGTGCCCCTGCTGTCCGCGGCCATGGACACCGTGACGGAGGCGAGAACCGCCATCGCCATGGCGCAGGAGGGCGGCATCGGCGTCATCCACAAGAACATGACGCCCGAGCAACAGGCCCTGGAGGTCCTCAAGGTCAAGAAGTTCGAGAGCGGCATGGTGGTGGACCCCATCACCATTGAGCCCAAAGCACCGCTCGCCCGCGCCCTGGAGCTGATGAAGATGCACGGCGTGTCCGGCGTGCCCGTGGTGCAGGGCAAGCGCCTGGTGGGCATCCTCACCAGCCGCGACGTGCGCTTCGAGAAGAACCTCTCCCAGAAGGTCGAGGACGT includes:
- a CDS encoding TIGR02266 family protein; translated protein: MADLNQAGAVGLVVKLPFATPEEFLAKYGGNITRGGIYLRAKAVRPPGTAVTLDLRLASGDRLLYTAAIVHFVTGQQGQGISGMGLKFGEADPPTRRFLDAAVAILPHAQSDLPPVPNGVGPADYTVPAPAAAPALPPAMAAEAGAIPRMEAPAAPALEMVTDASLELNTVEPPRTGPVIGIDLGTTNSCAAFVRGAKPGVLPSREGHNTVPSILAFNQRGKLVVGHPAKGQMLTNPRQTVYGAKRLVGRPYASPIVGQIKGRFHYEIAAGQNGEAAVRLGDRIYSLQQISALILREVREVAQNQLGQPISRAVITVPAYYNDNQRHAVREAGKLAGLYVERILNEPTAAALAYGYGKKLNQRVLVYDLGGGTFDASVLELHDTVYEVISTGGDTFLGGIDFDNAIVEYLLEEFQRQTGRAFQGDRVALQRINDAAERAKCALSERSEMRVHVAFITMIDNKPYDLDVTLTRQKLIALTEGLVDRTVQVCEEVLQAKGLKPQDIDEVILVGGQSRFPLVHEKITKFFGRPPSKGVHPDEAVALGAALLAHSLGQLEGVVLIDVLPMAIGVGLPGGRFKPVLERNVSLPAVKSYTLSTHRDDQTELELTVFQGDSERAQDNEYLGTLRLAGLPKKPRGAVQVQVTFEVNNESLLKVVAREGSTGREVVSTFTTRDTPEVVKARLAQQETAAAPAVAPAARTPVAASAPVVQEAVPDAAVVSRQKGFMGWLKGLFGRA